A genomic window from Sulfurimonas paralvinellae includes:
- a CDS encoding DUF6629 family protein has translation MDIYFAVLNFTLSGAIGLIGLLTLTKVSTPREVVFASLPLLFALHQFTEGFVWLGVGGHIEPRALELAAGIFIYYAQGVLPFLVPLAIWLIEKDGYRKKLVGILTFLGLGLAVYTMYGLATVPSTVRVVNNTLFYNNPWTANIYDASIYVLTTCGALMLSSSIAVALFGVLNLIGLTIIYLLRPYGFTSLWCLYAAVISGLLYFHFVERRIKFLQDLKLKSAEFSDKLSSELDALNKKRLFTFKKA, from the coding sequence ATGGATATCTATTTCGCAGTGTTGAATTTTACACTCTCAGGTGCTATCGGGCTTATAGGATTGCTTACTTTGACAAAGGTTAGTACGCCAAGAGAGGTTGTTTTTGCTTCGCTGCCGCTACTTTTTGCTCTGCATCAATTTACAGAGGGGTTTGTATGGCTTGGTGTGGGCGGGCATATAGAACCAAGAGCCTTGGAGCTTGCTGCCGGTATATTCATTTACTATGCACAGGGAGTTCTTCCTTTTTTAGTACCTCTTGCCATCTGGCTCATTGAAAAGGACGGTTACAGAAAAAAACTTGTCGGCATTTTAACGTTCTTAGGTCTTGGGCTTGCTGTTTATACTATGTATGGACTTGCTACGGTTCCGAGTACGGTAAGAGTAGTGAATAACACACTTTTTTATAACAATCCATGGACAGCCAATATTTATGATGCTTCTATCTATGTGCTTACGACCTGTGGAGCCTTGATGCTGAGCAGTTCCATTGCCGTGGCACTCTTTGGTGTGTTAAATCTCATAGGTCTTACGATAATTTATCTGTTACGCCCTTACGGGTTTACATCACTTTGGTGTCTTTATGCTGCGGTTATCAGTGGGCTTTTGTATTTCCACTTTGTAGAGCGTCGTATAAAATTCTTACAAGACCTCAAGTTAAAGAGTGCTGAGTTCAGTGATAAGCTAAGCAGTGAGTTGGATGCTTTGAATAAAAAACGATTATTTACTTTTAAAAAGGCTTAA
- a CDS encoding TIGR00730 family Rossman fold protein, whose translation MKRTKKRETKLPWEHPKLEDEEPKAIELINTIKNSPTYKLAIEDSEFLESNETRGIRLELDYLKAELEIAKHGIEHTIVVFGSARIMEHQTAMQKLKVIQEKLDKKPEDRELLREFYIAERMVGKSIYYEDARRFGRLVGESGKSADDCKVVVMTGGGPGIMEAANRGSYDVGAKTIGLNIHLPHEQFPNPYITPDLCFQFHYFAVRKMHFLNRAKALVVYPGGFGTFDELFETLTLMQTRKTQNMPVVLVGRSYWEKAIDFAFLQEEGVIAPEDLDIFKFADNADEAWEHVLSWHKEKGSPLFD comes from the coding sequence ATGAAAAGAACAAAAAAACGAGAGACAAAACTTCCTTGGGAACATCCGAAACTTGAAGATGAAGAGCCAAAGGCAATTGAACTTATCAATACAATCAAAAACAGCCCGACATACAAACTTGCAATTGAGGACAGTGAGTTCTTGGAATCTAATGAAACTCGTGGTATCCGTCTTGAACTTGATTACCTTAAAGCAGAACTTGAAATTGCAAAACACGGGATAGAACACACAATCGTTGTCTTTGGAAGTGCGCGCATTATGGAACATCAAACAGCGATGCAGAAGCTTAAGGTCATTCAGGAAAAACTTGATAAAAAGCCTGAAGACAGAGAGTTGCTGCGTGAGTTCTATATAGCAGAGAGAATGGTCGGTAAAAGTATCTACTATGAAGATGCTCGCCGTTTTGGACGACTTGTCGGAGAGAGCGGGAAAAGTGCTGATGATTGTAAGGTCGTTGTTATGACCGGGGGTGGGCCGGGTATTATGGAAGCCGCAAATCGCGGTTCGTACGATGTAGGTGCAAAGACCATAGGTCTTAATATCCATCTGCCGCATGAGCAGTTTCCAAACCCATATATCACGCCGGATCTCTGTTTTCAGTTTCACTACTTTGCAGTAAGAAAGATGCACTTCTTAAATCGGGCAAAAGCCTTGGTAGTCTATCCGGGCGGTTTTGGAACATTTGATGAGCTTTTTGAAACATTGACATTGATGCAGACACGAAAAACACAAAATATGCCTGTAGTTCTGGTCGGCAGGAGTTATTGGGAAAAAGCGATCGACTTTGCATTCTTACAAGAAGAGGGTGTGATAGCTCCGGAAGATCTTGATATCTTTAAATTTGCAGACAATGCCGATGAGGCGTGGGAGCATGTACTCTCATGGCATAAAGAAAAAGGAAGTCCGCTCTTTGATTAA
- a CDS encoding thiamine pyrophosphate-dependent dehydrogenase E1 component subunit alpha gives MNKLEAENIYFEMVRGRAFEYAAKEHYMQGDISGFLHLDIGQEALSVAAVKAFEKGDIFSTYREHIMAMARGIEPSAVMAELFGKASGVSGGKGGSMHLFEPSHFFYGGDAIVGGHIPNAVGCAYARKLQGSEDGVMVIFGDGATNGGAFFESLNNAATQKLPLLFLCENNGYAIGTAITRAAPFKEQVKKAEPYMLTYSVDGMDAEAVYNVVREAQTKIQEGHGPIFIEAFTCRFEGHSVSDSNAYRSAQEMEHCKAKDPIEHFKAVLREKYLLSDADISTLEEKAQKEVDDAVTFAKAAAEPEVDALFEHVFAEEV, from the coding sequence ATGAATAAACTAGAAGCAGAGAATATCTATTTTGAAATGGTACGCGGCCGTGCCTTTGAGTATGCAGCTAAAGAGCACTATATGCAAGGAGATATCTCAGGGTTTTTACATTTGGACATTGGGCAGGAAGCGCTCAGTGTCGCAGCTGTAAAAGCTTTTGAAAAAGGTGACATCTTCTCTACCTATCGTGAGCATATCATGGCAATGGCGCGAGGAATTGAACCGAGTGCCGTTATGGCGGAGCTTTTTGGCAAGGCAAGCGGCGTGAGCGGTGGAAAAGGCGGCAGTATGCACCTTTTTGAGCCTTCACATTTTTTTTACGGAGGCGATGCCATTGTCGGTGGACACATTCCAAACGCAGTGGGATGTGCTTATGCGAGAAAACTTCAAGGCAGTGAAGATGGTGTGATGGTCATCTTCGGAGACGGTGCAACAAACGGCGGCGCTTTTTTTGAGTCACTCAACAATGCAGCCACACAAAAACTGCCGCTTCTGTTTCTGTGTGAAAATAACGGTTATGCCATAGGTACTGCTATTACCCGTGCGGCTCCTTTTAAAGAGCAGGTAAAGAAGGCAGAGCCTTATATGCTGACATACAGTGTTGACGGCATGGATGCCGAGGCAGTTTACAATGTCGTGCGTGAGGCACAGACCAAGATACAAGAAGGGCACGGTCCTATCTTCATAGAGGCCTTTACCTGTCGTTTTGAAGGGCATTCTGTGAGTGATTCCAATGCGTACAGAAGTGCGCAGGAGATGGAACATTGTAAGGCAAAAGATCCGATAGAACACTTTAAAGCTGTGTTGCGTGAGAAGTATCTTTTGAGCGATGCAGATATCAGTACACTGGAAGAAAAAGCTCAAAAAGAGGTTGATGATGCAGTGACATTTGCAAAAGCGGCTGCTGAACCTGAAGTAGATGCTCTTTTTGAGCATGTGTTTGCAGAGGAGGTGTAG
- a CDS encoding alpha-ketoacid dehydrogenase subunit beta produces MLYREALNRAYDEAMALDETVVTLGEDVGLYGGSFRVTEGLVEKYGEKRVMDTPIAELSIVGNAVGMAIGGLRPVAEIMTGNFSLLAFDQIINHMAKLRYMSNGKITLPMVVRFPQGVSKQLAAQHSESYEQMLCAVPGLRVLSVCDVNYAYHALKHAILSDDPYIFIEHELLYNKKGGVNFDEQLDPFKARIAKEGRYVTIVSYLKMVDDVMTAVPEIEKELGCSCEVIDLCSLNPVDYETLKASIEKTSRLVMVEEDHKTGGYGAQIVSWAAEELFYALDAPPLRLAGADVPIPYNRTLELASIPTPDSIAKDVIEWGRKNDV; encoded by the coding sequence ATGTTATACCGTGAAGCTTTGAACAGAGCATATGATGAAGCGATGGCACTTGATGAGACAGTGGTGACACTTGGCGAAGATGTAGGCTTATATGGTGGGAGTTTTCGTGTCACTGAAGGGCTTGTAGAGAAGTATGGTGAAAAGCGGGTTATGGACACACCGATAGCGGAACTCAGTATCGTTGGAAATGCGGTAGGCATGGCAATAGGCGGACTGCGACCTGTGGCGGAGATAATGACTGGAAACTTTTCACTTTTAGCCTTTGATCAAATCATCAACCATATGGCAAAACTGCGTTATATGAGTAACGGCAAAATTACGCTGCCTATGGTGGTGCGTTTCCCACAAGGTGTGAGTAAGCAACTCGCAGCGCAGCACAGTGAAAGTTATGAGCAGATGCTCTGCGCAGTACCGGGACTTCGTGTACTGAGTGTCTGTGATGTGAACTATGCTTATCATGCACTTAAACATGCCATACTCTCTGATGACCCGTATATCTTTATAGAGCATGAACTGCTTTACAATAAAAAGGGAGGAGTGAACTTTGATGAGCAGCTTGACCCTTTTAAAGCGCGCATTGCCAAAGAGGGAAGATATGTTACAATAGTGAGTTACTTGAAGATGGTCGATGATGTGATGACGGCAGTTCCTGAGATAGAAAAAGAGCTTGGATGTTCCTGTGAAGTGATAGATCTCTGTTCGCTCAATCCTGTGGACTATGAAACGCTCAAAGCTTCCATAGAAAAGACATCCCGTTTGGTGATGGTCGAAGAGGATCATAAAACGGGTGGATATGGTGCGCAGATAGTTTCATGGGCGGCAGAAGAGCTCTTTTATGCCCTTGATGCACCGCCGCTGCGTTTAGCAGGTGCTGATGTGCCGATTCCTTACAACAGAACACTTGAACTTGCAAGCATTCCGACACCGGACTCTATCGCAAAAGATGTTATAGAGTGGGGCAGGAAAAACGATGTATGA
- a CDS encoding dihydrolipoyl dehydrogenase family protein, which yields MYDIIYIGGGLNYAGAIVAAKNGKKVALIEKDMNQLGGVCLHKGCIPSKMFLHYSNVVYESKNEILKGSLQLDMNTLFEKKDALLKSVTKVLQKQCSHIELIEGEGKVVAPHKVNVNGETLEAEYIVMGTGSHHFVPDGIELNEKDIISSDGVLNLKELPKKVAIYGVGAIGLEMASFFATAGVEVTLINRKEGLLPKAHASISLAVRTQLEKLGVILLENHPIIKAKSTQKGVHITFEDGKSIYMPMLLVATGRKPNVDVAACEDIVVERGIKTDAFFETTLAQHYAIGDCNGKLQLAHAARAQALNVTQQILGNDPRALNLEHVVKFIHTLPMSYAEVGKTKGQLEKEGIACKESLVTLNQFTYSVYNHAGKGLMVSYVDEEGFILGAEILAPNAEELIAMVAMSLAGEMDKEQAKRTILAHPTFSEALERTFYKL from the coding sequence ATGTATGACATTATTTATATTGGCGGTGGACTTAACTACGCAGGGGCGATCGTTGCGGCGAAAAATGGAAAAAAAGTAGCTTTGATTGAAAAAGATATGAATCAGCTTGGCGGGGTTTGTCTGCATAAGGGGTGTATCCCGTCCAAGATGTTTTTACACTACTCTAATGTCGTCTATGAATCCAAAAATGAGATTTTAAAAGGTTCACTGCAATTGGATATGAACACACTCTTTGAGAAAAAAGATGCCCTGCTAAAAAGTGTGACAAAAGTGCTGCAGAAGCAGTGTTCTCATATTGAGCTGATAGAAGGAGAGGGTAAGGTTGTTGCTCCTCATAAAGTGAACGTAAACGGTGAAACTTTAGAGGCTGAATATATTGTCATGGGAACAGGCTCGCATCATTTTGTACCTGATGGTATTGAACTCAATGAAAAGGACATCATCAGCAGTGACGGTGTTTTAAACCTAAAAGAGCTGCCCAAAAAAGTGGCTATTTATGGTGTTGGGGCTATTGGATTAGAGATGGCGAGTTTTTTTGCGACTGCCGGTGTGGAAGTGACACTCATCAACAGAAAGGAAGGTCTGCTTCCCAAGGCTCACGCCTCTATTTCTTTGGCTGTACGAACACAGCTTGAAAAACTTGGCGTTATTTTGTTGGAAAACCATCCTATTATAAAAGCAAAAAGCACTCAAAAAGGAGTGCATATCACCTTTGAAGATGGTAAAAGTATCTATATGCCGATGCTGCTTGTCGCAACGGGAAGAAAACCGAATGTTGATGTTGCTGCGTGTGAGGATATTGTCGTTGAACGCGGTATAAAAACAGATGCTTTTTTTGAGACGACTTTGGCGCAGCATTATGCCATTGGAGACTGTAATGGTAAACTTCAACTTGCTCATGCAGCACGTGCTCAGGCGCTTAATGTTACGCAGCAGATACTTGGAAACGATCCTCGTGCATTGAATTTGGAACATGTTGTGAAGTTCATTCATACACTGCCAATGAGTTATGCAGAGGTTGGAAAAACAAAAGGTCAGCTTGAAAAAGAGGGGATAGCTTGCAAAGAGAGTTTGGTGACACTCAACCAGTTTACATACTCGGTCTATAATCATGCCGGCAAAGGTTTGATGGTAAGTTATGTCGATGAAGAGGGCTTTATCTTGGGTGCTGAGATATTGGCTCCAAACGCTGAAGAACTCATCGCTATGGTCGCTATGAGCTTGGCAGGAGAGATGGACAAAGAGCAGGCAAAACGCACTATTTTGGCTCATCCGACATTTTCAGAAGCCTTAGAGAGAACATTTTACAAGTTATGA
- a CDS encoding dihydrolipoamide acetyltransferase family protein, which translates to MYEIVMPQLSDSMEEGKLIAWKKHLGEHVNVGDVIAEVESDKAIMEVQSFKAGMLSEVNVKEGDAVPVGSVIARIDTGAKESKAHEPKKVEAKEKPVVKQVKVQETVASVKEEPKEEPHAVVKSGHTAVHLKGGISPKARAKAAALGVDVAKVMTKNANQTVHAEDVDAYAKERYFTPKARKLLQAYHLDSSLFVLDHKIDSDEVQHYIDTNELSLPKALTSMQKAIILNVTASAAKPTFHIYESIDAALLEKHTQHSITAWLVKIFAKVMMQHENFRAKLLENAISIAPNASLSIAVADDNNLYMPVIKDANKLTIDEISKQLAAFKKKLQSSSFSAEDMQGGSFGISNLGMLGVKRFDAMINRDESGIMAIGGIEDGKISITLTADHRLINGYEAALFMNDVKKELREPLNFKD; encoded by the coding sequence ATGTATGAGATAGTGATGCCTCAACTCTCTGACTCTATGGAGGAGGGAAAGCTCATCGCATGGAAAAAGCATCTGGGTGAGCATGTGAATGTCGGTGATGTTATCGCTGAGGTGGAGAGTGATAAGGCAATTATGGAAGTGCAGAGCTTTAAAGCTGGCATGTTATCTGAAGTGAATGTCAAAGAGGGTGATGCAGTGCCTGTCGGTAGTGTGATTGCACGGATTGATACCGGTGCAAAAGAGAGTAAAGCTCACGAGCCGAAAAAAGTGGAAGCGAAAGAAAAACCTGTAGTGAAACAAGTGAAGGTTCAAGAAACCGTAGCATCTGTAAAAGAGGAACCAAAAGAAGAGCCTCACGCAGTAGTGAAATCAGGCCATACAGCAGTGCATTTAAAAGGCGGTATCTCTCCAAAAGCCAGAGCAAAGGCGGCGGCACTTGGTGTAGATGTAGCAAAAGTAATGACAAAGAATGCAAATCAGACAGTGCATGCTGAAGATGTAGATGCTTATGCCAAAGAGCGTTATTTTACACCAAAAGCACGTAAGCTTTTACAAGCGTATCATCTCGATAGTTCACTCTTCGTACTTGATCATAAGATAGATAGCGATGAGGTACAGCACTACATCGACACAAATGAACTAAGTCTGCCAAAAGCATTGACATCTATGCAAAAAGCTATCATTTTAAATGTTACGGCTTCGGCAGCAAAACCAACCTTTCATATCTATGAGAGTATTGATGCCGCACTTTTAGAAAAACATACACAGCATAGTATTACAGCATGGCTTGTAAAAATATTTGCCAAAGTGATGATGCAGCATGAGAATTTTCGTGCAAAACTGCTTGAAAATGCCATTAGCATTGCGCCAAATGCTTCACTATCCATCGCCGTAGCAGATGATAACAACCTCTATATGCCTGTTATTAAAGATGCTAACAAACTGACGATAGATGAGATATCTAAACAGCTTGCCGCGTTTAAAAAGAAGCTGCAATCTTCATCGTTTAGTGCAGAAGATATGCAGGGCGGCTCGTTTGGAATCTCAAACTTGGGAATGCTTGGCGTGAAGCGATTTGATGCGATGATAAACAGAGATGAGAGCGGCATTATGGCCATTGGAGGCATTGAAGATGGAAAAATTAGTATTACTCTCACGGCAGACCATAGACTCATTAACGGCTATGAAGCGGCACTTTTTATGAACGATGTTAAAAAAGAGTTGCGTGAGCCTTTGAACTTTAAGGATTGA
- a CDS encoding plasma-membrane proton-efflux P-type ATPase, with protein sequence MSGANDLKGLSQEEVQERLQQYGYNELNEKEESWLHRLFKRFWGPIPWMIEAAAVLSALAHRWEDFTIIVILLFVNAFVDFYQESKALNAIAVLKKKLARKAVVLREDKWQEIDAKEIVPDDIVKIKIGDIVPADVILLEGADFLLVDQSALTGESLPVHKKAGDELYANAIIKQGEMIAKVTATAKNTYFGKTVGLVAKAQNEEVSHFQKMVLKVGNFLIILTLFMIAIIVYHGISTNQPTMELLIFALVLTISAIPVAMPAVLTVTMAIGAQSLAAKEAIVSRLAAIEEIAGMDVLCSDKTGTLTQNKMSLAEPYTADGFSSDDLMIYAAYASKEENQDPIEKPIFDYLHEKHLSSVLTTKKLKKFLPFDPVHKRTEGIYEDKNCEIIYTKGAPQVIIEQSDDKEFDKAAAYKAVEDFASKGFRTLGVAFRKCEEDVYHFVGLIPLFDPPREDSVEAIAEAKAKGVTVKMVTGDNLAVAKYIASLLNIGDNIEDIHTLKGESVEEYIYLSKVLSKAIAESMHPDASKDEIEEIVKKIMQKVQKELYNMPLPKGSVKKHESEIIALIEDANGFAQVFPEDKYFIVDELQKANHIVGMTGDGVNDAPALKKADCGIAVSGATDAARAAADIVLMSPGLTVIVDAIKQSRQIFERMKSYTIFRIAETIRVIIFMTLAIVVYDFYPITALMIIILALLNDIPIMTIAYDNTKLRESPVRWDMKEVFVLASWLGLAGVISSFMLFWILITYMQLPLAFVQSVFFAKLVIAGHGTIYNTRIDDWFWKRPWPSWTLFNATFFSRVAGTIIAVYGFGLMEPIGWEWGLGMWAYALTWFVFNDAVKMGVLRYYRKKYNEDII encoded by the coding sequence ATGAGCGGTGCTAATGATTTAAAAGGTTTAAGTCAAGAAGAAGTCCAAGAGCGATTACAGCAGTATGGATACAACGAGCTTAACGAAAAAGAAGAGAGTTGGCTGCATCGGCTCTTTAAAAGATTTTGGGGACCTATTCCCTGGATGATAGAAGCAGCGGCAGTGCTCTCTGCACTTGCACACCGATGGGAAGATTTTACCATCATTGTTATTTTGCTTTTTGTAAATGCTTTTGTGGACTTTTATCAGGAGTCAAAAGCGCTTAATGCCATTGCAGTGCTTAAAAAGAAGCTGGCCCGCAAAGCCGTTGTACTGCGTGAGGATAAATGGCAGGAGATAGACGCCAAAGAGATCGTTCCCGATGATATCGTCAAGATAAAAATAGGAGATATCGTACCCGCAGATGTTATACTCCTTGAAGGAGCTGACTTTTTACTTGTCGATCAGTCTGCGCTTACGGGCGAGTCGCTGCCTGTACATAAAAAAGCAGGTGATGAGCTCTATGCCAACGCCATCATAAAACAGGGCGAGATGATAGCCAAAGTTACGGCAACAGCAAAGAACACCTACTTTGGAAAAACAGTAGGTCTGGTCGCCAAAGCCCAAAATGAAGAGGTAAGTCATTTTCAAAAGATGGTGCTCAAAGTCGGTAACTTTCTTATCATTCTGACACTCTTTATGATAGCCATCATTGTCTATCACGGCATATCTACAAACCAGCCAACAATGGAACTGCTCATCTTCGCACTTGTTTTGACCATATCTGCAATTCCTGTCGCTATGCCTGCCGTATTGACCGTCACCATGGCCATCGGAGCACAGTCCTTAGCTGCAAAAGAGGCGATAGTAAGCCGTTTAGCAGCCATTGAAGAGATAGCGGGAATGGATGTGCTTTGTTCTGATAAGACAGGAACACTTACACAAAATAAAATGAGTCTGGCAGAGCCTTATACTGCTGATGGTTTTAGCAGCGATGACTTAATGATCTATGCTGCCTATGCAAGCAAAGAAGAGAATCAAGATCCGATTGAGAAACCTATTTTTGATTATTTGCATGAAAAACACCTTTCAAGCGTACTCACAACCAAAAAACTGAAAAAATTTCTTCCTTTTGATCCTGTTCATAAAAGGACAGAAGGAATCTATGAAGATAAAAACTGTGAAATCATCTACACAAAAGGTGCTCCGCAGGTTATCATCGAACAGAGTGATGATAAAGAGTTTGACAAAGCCGCCGCTTATAAAGCAGTGGAAGATTTTGCTTCCAAAGGTTTTCGTACACTTGGCGTTGCGTTTAGAAAATGTGAAGAGGATGTGTATCATTTTGTTGGGCTGATTCCTCTTTTTGATCCGCCGCGTGAAGATTCCGTTGAAGCCATTGCCGAAGCAAAAGCTAAAGGTGTAACGGTAAAAATGGTCACCGGTGATAATCTCGCAGTTGCCAAATACATCGCTTCACTACTGAATATCGGTGATAATATTGAAGATATTCATACACTCAAAGGTGAATCTGTCGAAGAGTATATCTACCTTTCAAAAGTGCTTTCCAAAGCGATTGCCGAGTCCATGCATCCTGATGCTTCTAAAGATGAAATTGAAGAAATCGTTAAAAAAATCATGCAAAAAGTGCAAAAAGAGCTCTATAATATGCCTCTGCCAAAAGGAAGCGTTAAAAAGCATGAGTCTGAGATCATTGCGCTTATCGAAGATGCGAACGGTTTTGCTCAGGTTTTCCCTGAAGACAAATACTTCATCGTAGATGAACTGCAAAAAGCTAATCATATCGTCGGTATGACAGGTGATGGTGTCAATGATGCACCGGCACTCAAAAAAGCAGACTGCGGTATTGCCGTAAGCGGCGCTACCGATGCAGCACGTGCAGCTGCTGACATTGTTCTTATGTCTCCTGGACTGACCGTCATTGTCGATGCCATTAAGCAATCTCGTCAAATTTTCGAACGAATGAAAAGTTATACTATCTTCCGTATTGCCGAGACTATCCGTGTCATTATCTTTATGACGTTGGCTATTGTTGTCTATGATTTTTATCCTATTACAGCACTCATGATCATCATCTTAGCTCTTTTAAACGACATCCCTATCATGACCATTGCCTACGATAACACAAAATTGCGTGAGAGTCCTGTTCGATGGGATATGAAAGAGGTTTTTGTACTGGCTTCATGGCTTGGTCTTGCAGGGGTAATATCTTCATTTATGCTCTTTTGGATCTTGATCACTTATATGCAGCTGCCGCTTGCATTTGTGCAGAGTGTTTTCTTTGCCAAGCTCGTTATAGCCGGGCATGGAACGATTTACAACACCCGTATAGATGATTGGTTTTGGAAACGTCCTTGGCCGTCTTGGACACTTTTTAATGCAACGTTTTTCAGTCGTGTTGCCGGAACAATCATAGCAGTCTACGGCTTTGGTTTGATGGAACCTATCGGCTGGGAATGGGGTTTAGGAATGTGGGCTTATGCACTTACATGGTTTGTATTCAATGATGCCGTTAAGATGGGTGTGTTACGTTATTACAGAAAAAAATACAATGAAGATATTATCTAA